One window of the candidate division TA06 bacterium genome contains the following:
- a CDS encoding DUF2089 domain-containing protein, translating to MPKQTPNICPACQGPMHVSELRCSGCDTTVRGEFPLSPLGSLTEDQLDFIKTFILSRGNIKEVESRLGISYPTVRNKLDDAISALSGQAAPAMSRSEVLEALELGKISAAQAVALLDKARQ from the coding sequence ATGCCCAAACAAACACCCAATATCTGCCCGGCCTGCCAGGGTCCAATGCATGTCTCGGAACTGCGGTGCTCCGGCTGCGACACCACCGTCCGGGGAGAGTTCCCCCTGTCCCCCCTGGGCAGCTTGACCGAAGACCAGCTGGATTTCATAAAGACCTTCATCCTGTCGCGGGGCAATATCAAGGAGGTGGAAAGCCGGCTGGGCATCTCTTACCCTACGGTCCGCAACAAGCTGGACGACGCCATCTCCGCCCTGTCCGGACAGGCTGCCCCGGCAATGAGCCGCTCGGAAGTGCTGGAGGCCTTGGAATTAGGAAAAATCAGCGCGGCCCAGGCCGTTGCACTGCTGGACAAGGCCAGGCAGTAA
- a CDS encoding DUF4097 family beta strand repeat protein — MSEETIKILKMLEGGRISSQEADSLLSALNKGKHCRDHHHLRDDMTDLHDTIGQINPGKIVAEAMAGVRESLKDLKGFHIDVDGIHGSEKAGEEKEIIVPAAGITAISISQLRSDFEIIGADTDRITVKADIQVWAEDQDEAKEKLKSLDISTENEGGVLRIKVDGPPWTKKRRAKVDFTIGMPKHLAAEISSASGEISVWNLTGGCRLNTASGEIEISGCQGENNLSSVSGDITASGCTEASLKINTAGGDIGINDCSGGLSFQTVSGDVSISLSGDLQGQTVSGDIDIRTEKIGQLKVSSTSGDIQFQGPLEEGSQAAINTVSGDVSLILDKGSSAVIEAGTVSGDIECEPDLSGLRQGNRSLSGKLGDGKGSLDIKTVSGDITIS, encoded by the coding sequence ATGTCGGAAGAAACCATCAAAATACTTAAAATGCTGGAGGGCGGCAGGATCAGCTCTCAGGAAGCCGACTCGCTGTTGTCGGCTTTGAACAAGGGAAAACACTGTCGTGATCACCATCATTTGCGTGATGATATGACTGACCTGCATGATACCATCGGGCAGATAAACCCCGGAAAGATCGTGGCCGAGGCCATGGCCGGCGTCAGGGAAAGCCTTAAAGATCTGAAGGGCTTTCATATTGATGTTGATGGGATACACGGCTCGGAAAAGGCCGGGGAGGAAAAGGAAATAATCGTCCCCGCCGCCGGGATCACGGCCATATCCATCAGCCAGCTCCGCAGCGATTTCGAGATCATCGGAGCCGATACCGACCGGATCACCGTCAAAGCCGACATCCAGGTCTGGGCCGAAGACCAGGACGAAGCCAAAGAAAAACTCAAATCACTGGACATCAGCACCGAGAACGAGGGGGGTGTTTTGAGGATAAAGGTCGATGGCCCCCCCTGGACCAAGAAGCGCCGGGCCAAGGTGGATTTCACCATTGGGATGCCGAAACACCTGGCCGCTGAGATATCCTCGGCCAGCGGAGAGATCTCGGTCTGGAACCTGACGGGCGGATGCCGGCTCAACACCGCCTCCGGCGAAATAGAAATATCGGGCTGCCAAGGCGAGAACAATCTTTCCTCTGTCTCCGGTGACATAACAGCCAGCGGCTGCACCGAGGCCTCCCTGAAGATAAACACTGCCGGCGGCGATATCGGGATCAATGACTGTTCCGGCGGCCTGTCCTTTCAGACCGTCAGCGGAGACGTAAGCATTTCCCTGTCGGGAGATCTGCAGGGACAGACGGTAAGCGGCGACATCGATATCCGGACGGAAAAGATCGGCCAATTGAAGGTCAGCAGCACCAGCGGCGATATTCAGTTCCAAGGGCCGTTGGAGGAGGGATCACAGGCGGCCATTAACACCGTCTCGGGCGATGTTTCGCTGATCCTGGACAAGGGATCATCGGCGGTCATCGAGGCCGGCACGGTCAGCGGAGATATTGAATGTGAACCGGACCTGTCCGGGCTTCGTCAGGGCAACCGCAGCTTGTCGGGAAAATTGGGCGACGGCAAAGGCAGTCTGGACATC